A single region of the Parasphingorhabdus litoris DSM 22379 genome encodes:
- a CDS encoding efflux RND transporter periplasmic adaptor subunit — MATGSILQRLRNFSSTGTILSVLAIIAIIVAAIMVITGQPDRKLRQTQATPPEASGAFNGAPSVAGAGVVEPSSEIISIGTSLPGLVMRVDVTPGQQVTRGDPLFAVDDRDIRARITEANASITRARSARTAAEAALTTARQQLALYDGIEDSRAFSKSEIIDRQGAMRNARAQIKQANAEIRAAQAARASAQTDLSRLTVRAPISAEVLNVDIRPGEYVNPGGMQGNGGNNPYMEIGNTKPLHVRIDIDENEISRVAMGSKAIISPRGNASKRVEATFVRAEPLVTPKVSLTNSASERVDVRVLQLIYALPPNSGFFVGQQADAFVRAETKGQAKKQNAQKDEK; from the coding sequence ATGGCTACAGGATCGATTTTGCAACGTTTGCGCAATTTCAGCTCTACCGGCACGATTTTGTCGGTGCTGGCGATCATTGCGATCATTGTCGCTGCGATCATGGTGATCACGGGGCAGCCAGACCGAAAGCTGCGCCAAACGCAGGCCACACCACCGGAAGCGAGCGGAGCCTTTAACGGGGCGCCGAGTGTTGCTGGAGCCGGCGTGGTAGAACCATCAAGCGAGATTATCAGTATTGGCACCAGCCTGCCGGGACTGGTGATGCGTGTCGATGTGACGCCGGGACAGCAGGTTACGCGCGGTGATCCACTTTTCGCAGTGGACGATCGCGATATCCGTGCGCGGATCACCGAAGCCAATGCATCCATCACCCGCGCACGCAGTGCCCGCACCGCAGCCGAGGCAGCCTTGACAACGGCTCGGCAACAGCTGGCGTTATATGACGGGATTGAAGATAGCCGGGCTTTTTCGAAATCCGAGATTATCGATCGACAGGGTGCCATGCGCAACGCCCGTGCGCAGATTAAACAAGCCAATGCGGAAATACGTGCGGCACAGGCGGCGCGCGCCAGCGCACAAACCGATCTATCGCGCTTGACCGTTCGCGCACCCATTAGTGCCGAAGTTCTGAATGTGGACATCCGTCCAGGCGAATATGTCAATCCTGGCGGTATGCAGGGCAATGGCGGCAATAACCCCTATATGGAAATTGGAAATACCAAACCTCTGCATGTTCGGATCGATATTGACGAGAATGAAATCAGCCGGGTCGCAATGGGTTCAAAGGCCATAATCAGCCCGCGTGGCAATGCATCGAAACGCGTCGAGGCCACTTTTGTAAGAGCGGAGCCACTGGTCACACCCAAGGTTTCCCTGACCAATTCCGCCAGCGAAAGAGTGGATGTTCGCGTGCTGCAGCTTATCTACGCCCTGCCCCCCAATTCCGGCTTTTTTGTTGGACAACAGGCTGATGCATTTGTCCGGGCAGAAACCAAAGGTCAGGCGAAAAAACAAAACGCCCAGAAGGATGAAAAATAA
- a CDS encoding ABC transporter permease produces MIWIAVKMLTGDRQKFFGLLFGVAFSALLISQQLTIFVNLIERGATPVYNVPTADIWVMDRASRNADVTFPMPSTALDKVRSVEGVAWAVPMLRANANVRTPEGDLEGVSLVGVDDGTLIGLPENIIKGPREVLYEPDSLLIDEIGAARLFGPDVDPIGMRLELNDRRAVIRGVVDIDPSFTSQVTLYTRYSNALSFIPGTRNRMTFVIAKAEEDEPLKQITSRISEQTQLSARTRDEFAQDGVDFIIENTGIPINFGITVALGVVVGIAIVGLTFSLFIRDNIKQFGALKAIGVTNNKIRQMVAAQALLVGMIGYGFGILGAVVFIYGNAEVPDFKGFYVPWEIPVATAVVVLVIILLTGWLALRSVLKTEPAEVFR; encoded by the coding sequence ATGATTTGGATTGCGGTAAAAATGTTGACCGGAGACCGGCAAAAATTCTTCGGCTTGCTTTTTGGTGTGGCCTTTTCAGCGCTACTCATTTCACAGCAGCTCACGATTTTCGTCAACCTGATTGAGCGTGGTGCCACGCCGGTTTACAACGTACCAACGGCCGACATCTGGGTCATGGACAGAGCCAGTCGCAACGCCGATGTTACCTTTCCGATGCCATCTACCGCACTCGACAAGGTGCGCTCTGTAGAAGGTGTGGCCTGGGCAGTGCCCATGCTGCGCGCTAATGCCAATGTTCGTACCCCGGAAGGCGATCTGGAAGGGGTTTCGCTAGTGGGTGTCGATGACGGCACATTGATCGGCCTGCCCGAAAATATCATCAAGGGCCCACGCGAAGTATTATATGAGCCAGACTCGCTCTTGATCGATGAAATTGGTGCCGCGCGACTATTTGGTCCCGATGTCGATCCTATCGGTATGCGCCTGGAGTTAAATGACCGCCGGGCCGTTATCCGGGGCGTTGTCGATATTGACCCCAGCTTCACCAGTCAGGTCACGCTCTATACCCGCTATTCCAACGCACTGTCTTTCATTCCGGGCACGCGCAACCGCATGACATTTGTTATCGCCAAGGCGGAAGAGGATGAACCGCTTAAGCAAATCACCAGCCGCATTTCTGAGCAGACGCAGCTAAGCGCCAGGACGCGAGACGAGTTTGCGCAAGACGGTGTGGATTTCATTATTGAAAATACCGGCATTCCGATCAATTTCGGGATCACCGTAGCGCTTGGTGTCGTTGTTGGCATTGCCATCGTCGGACTGACCTTCAGCCTCTTCATTCGCGACAATATCAAACAATTTGGCGCGTTAAAGGCCATCGGCGTAACCAATAACAAGATACGCCAGATGGTTGCCGCACAGGCGCTTCTGGTCGGGATGATCGGTTATGGTTTTGGCATATTGGGTGCGGTCGTGTTCATCTATGGCAATGCCGAAGTCCCTGATTTCAAAGGTTTCTATGTTCCATGGGAAATTCCGGTAGCAACCGCCGTGGTTGTGCTGGTGATCATCCTTCTCACTGGCTGGCTGGCACTGCGCAGCGTCCTTAAGACTGAACCTGCGGAGGTGTTCCGGTGA
- a CDS encoding ABC transporter ATP-binding protein, which produces MSKNGAAISVSNIVKEFGAGEQTIRVLHGIDADIRSGELTYLVGESGSGKTTLISIIAGILYPTEGSVTVFDEDIYALSDNDLVRFRLDTIGFIFQQYNLIPTLTAAENAAVPLVAAGMKRSKAVECGREMLDRLNIADQAEKLPRQLSGGQQQRVAISRALVHAPQLVVCDEPTAALDAKSGRRVMDLLREVALEEDRAVIIVTHDNRVFDLADRILVMEDGRITYDGKEMPEH; this is translated from the coding sequence GTGAGCAAAAACGGCGCAGCCATATCCGTCAGCAATATCGTCAAGGAATTTGGCGCCGGGGAACAAACGATCCGCGTGCTCCACGGCATTGATGCTGATATCCGTTCTGGCGAACTCACATATCTTGTTGGAGAATCCGGGAGTGGAAAGACCACGCTCATCTCTATCATTGCAGGCATACTCTATCCTACCGAAGGCAGCGTCACTGTGTTTGACGAGGATATTTATGCGTTGTCCGACAATGACCTGGTGCGCTTCCGCCTCGACACGATTGGCTTTATCTTTCAGCAATATAACCTCATTCCCACTTTGACCGCTGCCGAGAATGCAGCTGTGCCGCTTGTTGCCGCCGGCATGAAACGCAGCAAGGCAGTGGAGTGCGGGCGAGAGATGCTCGACCGGCTCAACATTGCAGACCAGGCGGAAAAACTGCCTCGTCAGCTCTCTGGCGGGCAGCAGCAACGCGTGGCGATTTCAAGAGCGCTGGTGCACGCCCCACAGCTGGTAGTTTGCGATGAGCCTACAGCCGCACTTGATGCAAAATCGGGCCGTCGTGTGATGGATCTGCTGCGCGAAGTCGCACTGGAAGAGGATCGCGCGGTGATCATCGTGACGCATGACAATCGGGTGTTCGACCTCGCGGATCGCATTCTCGTGATGGAGGACGGACGCATTACTTATGACGGCAAAGAGATGCCGGAACACTAG
- a CDS encoding TauD/TfdA family dioxygenase → MAESKRMKQQQWHDNAFPQIIEADGTDNLSEYLTRAKPQLDIDLAKTGAILFRGFAVPTVNDFDSAVEAYGEENFPYADSLSNAVRINLTPRVFTANEAPPETSIFLHHEMAQTPIYPSKLFFYCNIAAAEGGATPICRSDILLEILQDENPHLVDDFANKGVRYTHSMPGQDDAASGQGRSWRSTLGVEDQDSAETRLSDLGYSWQWLEHDALRVTSPRLDAVRTLSDGRRTFFNQLIAAYRGWADERNDPAKSICFGDGSAIAADQMQVAIDLADELSFDLQWQSGDVALIDNFLVMHGRRPFKGKRKVLASLIK, encoded by the coding sequence ATGGCTGAGAGTAAGAGAATGAAACAACAGCAATGGCACGACAATGCTTTTCCGCAAATCATTGAGGCAGACGGAACAGACAACCTCTCGGAATATTTGACGAGAGCAAAACCGCAGCTTGATATCGATCTTGCAAAAACCGGTGCCATATTGTTCCGGGGGTTTGCAGTCCCGACAGTTAATGATTTTGATTCTGCGGTTGAGGCCTATGGGGAAGAGAATTTTCCTTATGCGGATTCACTTTCCAATGCGGTTCGGATAAATCTGACACCGCGTGTATTCACCGCCAATGAAGCGCCGCCAGAAACCAGCATTTTCCTACACCATGAAATGGCGCAAACGCCGATCTATCCTTCCAAGCTATTCTTTTATTGCAATATTGCGGCAGCAGAAGGTGGCGCTACACCCATTTGTCGGTCCGATATCCTGCTGGAAATATTGCAAGATGAAAACCCACACCTAGTTGATGATTTTGCAAATAAAGGTGTGCGCTACACCCACAGCATGCCCGGGCAAGATGACGCGGCTTCCGGCCAGGGCCGGAGTTGGCGCAGCACGTTGGGCGTGGAGGATCAAGATTCTGCCGAGACACGCCTCAGCGACTTGGGCTATTCATGGCAATGGCTTGAGCATGACGCATTACGGGTAACATCTCCGCGATTGGATGCGGTGCGGACGCTATCCGATGGTCGCCGCACATTTTTTAATCAGCTAATCGCAGCCTATCGCGGCTGGGCGGATGAGCGCAATGATCCGGCCAAATCAATCTGTTTTGGAGATGGCAGTGCGATCGCAGCTGACCAAATGCAAGTGGCGATTGATCTCGCCGACGAGTTGAGTTTTGATTTACAATGGCAGTCCGGTGATGTGGCCCTAATTGACAATTTCCTGGTGATGCACGGCCGCAGACCATTTAAAGGTAAGCGCAAAGTGCTCGCTTCTTTGATTAAATAG
- a CDS encoding TetR/AcrR family transcriptional regulator, producing the protein MGSKAQSGRKAVAGRPVDEVKRQIIVEAACKQFFNHGFAATSIEAIAADAGVSKVTIYNRFGGKEGLFTAAVENECDNMQHNLSIDMDDELSLREQLVTFGDNMIRFLERPEITRMEVHLPVEVEENPALGKLFLDAGPRRMLRFLSRLLSESAKRGEITVSDPDQAAELLAGMFKGMADLDRRFGQLDPATAQQQTDKRIKSAVDLFLRSHQSQN; encoded by the coding sequence ATGGGATCAAAAGCGCAATCTGGCCGAAAGGCCGTAGCCGGGCGCCCGGTGGACGAAGTCAAAAGGCAAATCATTGTGGAAGCCGCTTGCAAGCAATTTTTCAACCATGGGTTTGCAGCTACAAGTATCGAAGCCATTGCGGCGGATGCCGGTGTATCCAAGGTTACCATCTATAACCGGTTCGGCGGCAAAGAAGGGCTTTTCACGGCAGCTGTGGAGAATGAGTGTGACAATATGCAGCACAATCTGTCGATTGATATGGACGATGAGTTGAGCCTGCGTGAACAGTTGGTCACTTTCGGCGATAATATGATCCGCTTCCTTGAGCGGCCAGAGATTACTCGGATGGAAGTCCATCTGCCGGTTGAGGTTGAAGAGAATCCTGCATTGGGCAAGTTGTTCCTCGACGCAGGTCCGCGGCGTATGCTGCGTTTTCTATCTAGGCTGCTGAGCGAATCCGCGAAGCGCGGTGAAATTACGGTGAGCGATCCGGATCAAGCAGCGGAACTATTGGCGGGCATGTTCAAGGGAATGGCTGATCTTGATCGCCGTTTTGGACAACTGGATCCTGCAACGGCTCAACAGCAGACCGACAAACGGATCAAAAGCGCCGTAGATTTATTTCTGCGCAGCCATCAATCCCAGAATTGA
- a CDS encoding J domain-containing protein, with translation MTFMLVLSATVIAALFLSGRAKTMNANDWLAVAIALLGVNLMRGGNWIMGSGLIVAAAAWSGSKILGAAKLKKPQERKPRNFEIDRARSLLGVTDSANRDAINAAWRERLSEHHPDRGGDEQIARQINRARDILLEELETLNHR, from the coding sequence ATGACGTTCATGCTGGTCCTCAGCGCCACAGTGATCGCCGCGCTGTTCCTGTCCGGCCGCGCCAAAACTATGAACGCCAATGATTGGCTGGCGGTTGCAATTGCGCTGCTCGGTGTCAATTTGATGCGCGGTGGCAACTGGATAATGGGCAGCGGCCTTATCGTCGCAGCAGCCGCATGGAGCGGTTCAAAGATTCTCGGTGCGGCGAAACTCAAAAAACCCCAAGAGCGCAAACCACGCAATTTCGAAATCGATCGGGCCCGGTCTCTTTTGGGCGTCACCGACAGCGCCAATCGGGACGCGATCAATGCTGCATGGCGCGAACGCCTGAGCGAGCATCATCCTGATCGGGGCGGCGATGAGCAGATTGCGCGTCAGATAAACAGAGCCCGTGACATTTTGCTCGAAGAACTCGAAACCCTCAATCACCGTTAA
- a CDS encoding Gfo/Idh/MocA family protein yields MKRYGIIGAGMMGREHISNIALVEGAELVALADPHSRSLEQSLAHAKSSGFDPVTYSNLSDMIGQASLDAIIIAAPNHEHYAIMQAVMQHPIAILLEKPMCTTVPDAKALHEAARTYPNLLWVGLEYRYMPPVTKFIESVHSGMTGPVKMLSIREHRFPFLEKVGDWNRFSENTGGTLVEKCCHFFDLMRHILRDEPVRVYATGGQDVNHLDERYDGRQPDILDNAYVVLDFAKGTRAVLDLCMFAEGSQEQEEIYVLGDRGKLQVGIPSANLTWSPRDKSGPIVEYIETPADALQAGDHHGATFFQLTKFHDALVNGGKAEISTWDGLRSVEIGAAAHQSIDTGLPVDLAPVNFNEATGDRP; encoded by the coding sequence ATGAAACGTTACGGGATTATCGGCGCGGGAATGATGGGGCGAGAGCATATCAGCAATATCGCGCTGGTTGAGGGCGCAGAGCTGGTTGCACTCGCTGATCCCCATTCCAGATCGCTGGAACAGTCCCTGGCGCATGCCAAGTCAAGCGGCTTTGATCCGGTAACCTATAGCAATCTATCCGATATGATCGGACAAGCATCGCTTGATGCAATCATTATCGCTGCCCCAAACCATGAGCACTATGCAATCATGCAAGCTGTGATGCAGCATCCGATTGCCATACTGCTCGAAAAGCCGATGTGTACGACCGTTCCGGATGCCAAAGCTCTGCATGAGGCTGCGCGAACCTATCCGAACTTGCTCTGGGTTGGACTAGAATATCGCTACATGCCGCCTGTCACCAAATTTATTGAGAGCGTGCACAGCGGCATGACGGGTCCGGTGAAAATGCTATCGATTAGAGAGCATCGCTTTCCCTTTCTTGAGAAAGTCGGCGACTGGAACCGGTTCAGTGAAAATACAGGCGGGACGCTTGTCGAAAAATGTTGCCATTTCTTTGACCTGATGCGGCATATCTTGCGCGATGAGCCAGTGCGCGTTTATGCGACAGGCGGTCAGGATGTGAACCATCTTGATGAGCGCTATGATGGCAGGCAACCGGACATTCTTGATAATGCCTATGTGGTTCTGGATTTCGCAAAAGGAACACGCGCCGTTCTTGATCTGTGCATGTTTGCGGAAGGGTCCCAGGAACAGGAAGAAATCTATGTCCTTGGTGACAGAGGGAAATTGCAGGTTGGCATTCCATCGGCAAATCTCACATGGTCTCCGCGCGATAAAAGTGGGCCAATTGTGGAGTATATTGAAACGCCTGCTGACGCCCTGCAAGCTGGCGATCATCATGGCGCTACATTTTTCCAACTGACAAAATTTCACGACGCATTGGTCAATGGCGGTAAAGCGGAGATTTCGACATGGGATGGGTTGCGATCGGTTGAAATCGGTGCGGCTGCCCATCAGTCGATCGATACCGGATTGCCGGTCGATTTGGCTCCCGTCAATTTCAATGAAGCAACTGGGGACAGGCCATAA
- the pgmG gene encoding phosphoglucomutase/phosphomannomutase PgmG, with the protein MTARTSHQFDPSSLREYDIRGIIGETLGEEDAYAIGRGFGTLIARAGGTAVATGYDGRTSSPMLEEALIKGLNDAGVNAVSIGMGPTPMLYYAECTLDQVQGGIEITGSHNPANYNGFKMVFQGRPFFGADIQKLGAMAASGDWDSPTDGAVGTLDRIDIVDEYVARLVQNFSGDAMKIGWDAGNGAAGPVIEKLTALLPGEHHLLYTDVDGSFPNHHPDPTEEKNLADLKALVAEKKLDFGIAFDGDGDRIGAIDGEGRVIWGDQLLQIYAEDVLKSEPGATIIADVKASQALYDRIAALGGQPLMWKTGHSLIKSKMKEVSSPLAGEMSGHVFFKHDYYGFDDAPYAAVRLIQAATNIGKSITQLRSDMIEMINTPEMRFQVDESRKFAVIDEILERLAASGAEVNNTDGARVNTEDGWWLLRASNTQDVLVARAEAKSEDGLERLMAQIDEQLALSGLERGETVGH; encoded by the coding sequence ATGACCGCACGCACATCCCATCAGTTCGACCCATCCAGCCTGAGGGAATATGATATTCGCGGCATTATCGGAGAAACACTGGGTGAAGAAGACGCCTATGCTATTGGCCGCGGCTTCGGCACATTGATAGCGCGGGCAGGGGGTACGGCAGTGGCCACTGGCTATGACGGTCGGACCAGCTCCCCCATGCTGGAAGAGGCGCTGATCAAGGGGTTGAATGATGCTGGCGTCAATGCCGTTTCGATCGGTATGGGCCCGACACCCATGCTATATTATGCAGAGTGCACGCTGGATCAGGTACAAGGCGGCATCGAAATAACCGGCAGCCATAATCCCGCCAATTATAACGGCTTCAAAATGGTGTTTCAGGGACGGCCATTTTTTGGCGCGGATATTCAGAAACTCGGCGCGATGGCGGCGAGCGGTGATTGGGACAGCCCAACCGACGGCGCTGTCGGAACGCTGGACCGCATTGATATTGTCGATGAATATGTCGCGCGGCTGGTCCAGAATTTCAGCGGTGACGCAATGAAAATCGGTTGGGATGCTGGCAACGGCGCAGCCGGTCCGGTGATCGAGAAGCTCACCGCCTTGCTGCCCGGTGAGCATCATCTTCTCTATACTGATGTCGATGGTAGTTTTCCCAATCATCATCCTGATCCGACCGAAGAAAAGAACCTCGCTGACTTGAAAGCGCTTGTCGCGGAGAAGAAGCTCGATTTTGGTATTGCTTTTGACGGGGATGGCGACCGGATCGGCGCGATTGACGGAGAGGGCAGGGTGATCTGGGGCGACCAGCTCTTGCAAATCTACGCCGAAGACGTCCTGAAATCGGAGCCTGGGGCCACGATAATCGCGGATGTGAAGGCATCACAGGCGCTTTATGACCGGATCGCCGCGCTTGGCGGGCAGCCGCTGATGTGGAAGACTGGGCATAGTTTGATTAAATCCAAAATGAAGGAGGTTTCCTCGCCTCTCGCCGGCGAAATGAGCGGTCATGTCTTTTTCAAACATGATTATTATGGCTTTGATGATGCGCCCTATGCTGCGGTTCGCCTGATTCAGGCCGCCACCAATATTGGCAAAAGCATCACCCAGTTACGCAGTGATATGATTGAAATGATCAACACGCCGGAAATGCGTTTTCAGGTCGATGAAAGCCGGAAATTTGCGGTGATTGATGAGATATTGGAACGGCTCGCGGCCAGCGGGGCAGAAGTCAACAACACCGATGGCGCGCGCGTGAATACCGAAGATGGCTGGTGGCTCTTGCGGGCGTCCAACACGCAAGATGTGCTGGTAGCGCGTGCTGAAGCCAAATCCGAAGATGGCCTGGAAAGACTAATGGCGCAAATTGACGAGCAGCTGGCGCTATCCGGATTGGAACGCGGAGAAACCGTGGGGCACTAG
- a CDS encoding fasciclin domain-containing protein: MNTLSKLFLTTAALATISACSSEMSEEEQAIYDARQAEEAKPTNLTAIVQGNPDLSTASTMVAISGIAVELKDDGPFTVFVASNDAFNKMDQEELNGLMTAEDKSELASMARFGLVEGDLKTADIKKAIADGGGTASLTTLQGGDIKATLEGEKIVLEDGAGNKVNVLEADIESSNGTVHIIDTVLQPK, encoded by the coding sequence ATGAATACCCTCTCCAAATTGTTCCTCACAACCGCCGCATTGGCAACGATTTCCGCATGTTCATCCGAAATGAGTGAAGAAGAACAGGCGATATATGATGCGCGCCAGGCAGAAGAAGCGAAACCAACCAACCTAACCGCGATTGTTCAAGGCAATCCGGACCTGTCTACGGCCAGCACTATGGTCGCCATATCCGGCATCGCGGTTGAACTGAAAGACGATGGACCTTTCACGGTCTTCGTAGCGTCCAACGATGCGTTCAACAAAATGGATCAGGAAGAACTTAACGGTTTGATGACAGCGGAAGACAAAAGCGAGCTTGCCAGCATGGCGAGATTTGGTTTGGTTGAAGGTGATTTGAAAACCGCAGATATCAAAAAAGCAATTGCCGATGGCGGTGGAACGGCCAGCCTGACCACATTACAAGGCGGCGATATCAAAGCGACATTGGAAGGCGAAAAGATCGTGCTCGAAGATGGCGCAGGCAATAAGGTAAATGTGCTTGAAGCTGACATTGAATCGAGCAACGGCACCGTTCACATCATCGATACTGTATTGCAGCCAAAATAA
- a CDS encoding efflux transporter outer membrane subunit: MPRLPRFSLLAGSAMMLSACASIGQPTDRSLDAIGLTATQNFALAPDVAQQDRSQIDALLPSGDPGFERLREASLADAPTLAAALARIDLARAQAARANANRKPNISGDASVTRQRINTATFGGNLPPGVDVDRYITTYGANILASWDPDIFGQLRASERAAIIRIDAAEADAQGVRQSLTAAIGANVIDWRTLLARKATLESDRTAAKGLLDVTQTRSKAGISPGLDAVQAETLLAQAEAQLAPLDAERARIIGSLVTLTGQPTDTVIAALAEVRPAFDPASDFVTTPATMLRARPDIAAAEARLKAADADVAAAAAQRFPKLTLSGALGLISLALGDLFTNDAIVGTLGAGIAGPIFDFGRIEAEIDASKAGSKEAFANYRGAVFTALGDAEAAYGQVDAARREVLLLEQQEALEKDSVNLSSIRYRRGLSDFRAVLNAQRQLNAVRSSTDLARGRLHRARIALWLALGGSS, translated from the coding sequence ATGCCCCGCCTCCCCCGTTTTTCCCTTCTGGCCGGTAGCGCAATGATGCTGTCCGCATGTGCGTCAATTGGGCAGCCGACTGATAGATCCCTGGACGCGATTGGATTGACGGCCACCCAAAATTTCGCCCTTGCCCCCGATGTTGCGCAACAAGATCGCTCGCAAATTGACGCGCTGCTGCCCTCCGGCGATCCCGGTTTCGAGCGTTTGCGCGAAGCATCACTGGCCGATGCGCCGACACTGGCTGCCGCCTTGGCGCGCATCGACTTGGCCCGTGCGCAGGCCGCACGAGCCAATGCCAATCGCAAGCCGAATATATCCGGCGATGCCAGTGTGACGCGTCAACGTATCAATACAGCAACATTTGGTGGTAACCTGCCGCCCGGCGTTGATGTTGATCGTTACATCACCACCTATGGCGCCAATATTCTAGCCAGCTGGGATCCCGATATTTTCGGCCAGCTTCGTGCCAGTGAACGCGCGGCAATTATCCGTATCGATGCGGCGGAGGCAGATGCGCAAGGCGTTCGGCAAAGCCTGACCGCGGCCATTGGTGCCAATGTGATTGACTGGCGCACGTTACTGGCGCGCAAAGCGACGCTTGAAAGCGACCGGACAGCAGCCAAGGGTCTGCTTGACGTGACACAGACGCGGTCAAAGGCCGGCATTTCTCCAGGCTTGGATGCAGTCCAGGCTGAGACCTTGCTCGCACAAGCGGAAGCCCAGCTCGCGCCTCTCGACGCGGAACGGGCGCGTATCATTGGATCTCTGGTAACACTCACCGGTCAGCCTACCGATACCGTCATTGCCGCCTTGGCAGAAGTACGCCCAGCCTTTGATCCAGCCAGCGACTTTGTCACCACGCCTGCGACCATGCTCCGTGCAAGGCCCGATATTGCCGCGGCCGAAGCGCGTTTAAAAGCCGCAGATGCCGATGTCGCGGCCGCTGCTGCGCAACGCTTTCCCAAGTTGACGCTGTCAGGCGCGCTCGGTCTCATTTCGCTGGCATTGGGTGATCTGTTCACCAATGATGCCATTGTCGGGACGTTGGGTGCAGGAATCGCAGGCCCAATATTTGATTTTGGCCGCATAGAAGCCGAGATTGACGCGAGCAAGGCCGGGTCCAAAGAGGCATTTGCCAATTATCGCGGCGCTGTATTTACAGCGCTGGGCGATGCCGAAGCCGCTTATGGCCAAGTCGATGCTGCGCGCCGAGAAGTGCTTTTGCTGGAACAGCAGGAAGCGCTTGAGAAAGATTCCGTCAACCTCTCATCCATCCGATATCGCCGCGGTCTGAGTGATTTCCGGGCTGTGCTCAATGCGCAGAGACAGTTGAACGCTGTTCGCAGTTCAACGGACCTGGCGCGCGGCCGCCTGCACCGTGCCCGCATTGCATTGTGGTTGGCGCTAGGCGGCAGCAGCTAG
- a CDS encoding division plane positioning ATPase MipZ has translation MVDSKAHHIVFANEKGGTGKSTTAVHVAVALAYQGHKVAVIDLDPRQRTLYRYLENRAATMSRLNIDIPQPYFEVFDQDNLARLEQLVERMGHGVDYLLFDTPGRDDKFARFVATRANTLVTPINDSFVDFDLIGQVDPETFKVRKLSFYAELIWEARKARAKADGTTIDWVVLRNRTQHVEAHNMQRVISALTELSQRVGFRVIPGLSERVIYRELFPAGLTMLDKQHLGRLATSHIAARQELRELIKHLALPQPEGERPSFGKPQLVA, from the coding sequence ATGGTCGATAGTAAAGCGCATCATATCGTATTTGCCAATGAGAAGGGCGGTACAGGAAAATCAACGACCGCTGTTCACGTGGCTGTTGCGCTTGCCTATCAGGGGCATAAAGTCGCTGTCATCGACCTCGATCCACGTCAACGCACACTCTATCGCTATCTCGAAAATCGCGCAGCGACGATGAGCCGGCTGAACATTGATATCCCGCAGCCCTATTTCGAAGTTTTTGACCAAGACAATCTCGCCCGTCTCGAACAATTGGTCGAGCGGATGGGCCATGGCGTTGATTATCTTCTTTTTGACACGCCGGGCCGTGACGACAAATTTGCGCGCTTCGTTGCCACACGCGCCAATACGCTGGTCACGCCGATTAACGACAGTTTTGTTGATTTCGATCTTATCGGGCAAGTTGATCCAGAAACGTTCAAGGTGCGTAAGCTCAGCTTTTATGCCGAACTCATCTGGGAAGCGCGCAAAGCACGCGCCAAAGCCGATGGCACGACCATCGACTGGGTCGTCTTGCGCAACCGCACCCAGCATGTGGAAGCCCACAACATGCAGCGTGTCATCTCTGCTTTGACCGAATTGTCCCAGCGCGTTGGGTTTCGTGTCATCCCGGGCTTGAGCGAACGCGTCATCTACCGTGAGCTATTCCCCGCCGGACTCACGATGCTCGACAAGCAACATCTGGGGCGCCTTGCCACCAGCCATATTGCCGCGCGTCAGGAATTGCGAGAGCTGATCAAACATCTTGCGCTGCCGCAGCCGGAAGGCGAACGACCAAGCTTCGGCAAACCCCAACTGGTCGCCTGA